In Magnetospirillum sp. XM-1, a single window of DNA contains:
- a CDS encoding type I restriction endonuclease subunit R, translating to MPDWQLVPLERWPFSFWKLTKIKPGLGDAMGSEWTLAEMPTIECLQGMGYRFIPSADHPSLRDGENHVLFRPLVVDAIRRINGLTESDAQAAYVDLLVKDDNGDWLGILRGNYSRTVQGKTTKQTLRIIDFQNPANNVFTVTNQLYVKAEKSRIPDVVVHVNGIPLVVIELKSPLNNKDKSGEAFDQIRQYERDIPRLFFSNVFNIVSDGTNCLYGATGSPSKFYGSWGDPWPRKADEFTDELSKGMWSLLEPGRLLDLIAHFVVFEATRSGKVKKVCRYQQFRAVNKIVNRIIEGKHRRGLIWHTQGSGKSLTMVFAALKLKTHLTVNHLALTNPNIMVLTDRIDLDDQISRTFQACGLPNPVRVESMSDLRSVIGKGLNGLTVLSTIFKFAGSQQAIPDSGSWIVMVDECHRTQEKDLGAYLRATLPDARFFGFTGTPVKKNDKDTYANFGIEGEGYLDKYGIDDAVADGATVPIHYTGRKTDWHIDDAKIDILFDNWFADLPDDKLAELKKRGVAMADLVKHPRRNGLIAYDIWTHFKAYALPDGFKAQIVAFDREAVILYKQAMDAVIADDLIKQGLSESDAKDQAAAMSACVYSKSQEDDKPSEDSQTDAVRAELRRHYLDYDGEKDAKDAFDKRGQPPHFLIVCDKLLTGFDAPAECVMYLDKPLKEHTLLQAIARTNRVADGKRNGLIVDYIGVSRNLDAALSTYRADDVQNAMRDLDDLRSQLRAAHAAVMKLAKGVKRGSGNLKAEYDALVAALKTEDHWFEFRTKAREFIGLYEALSPDTSVLEFTADLKWVANFIQYGTQVFEKKEAFDQREYSRKIRDMLAEHLDATGLSVTVKLRHITDPEFWDDFDAEDKDESDLKTAAIRKTTELRKVTYEKIADNPHQFGKFSDRLKALLRKMDDAQLSWAEKLKAAEELAKDIQDEEAAHEGSGLSKDAFGILAVLNSFEPQADTPELEILASAIEALYTDSESAPSLWQEKGELRKALRQKVRQISHSLGFSDVMALSEQVEEYAIKHLSKG from the coding sequence ATGCCCGATTGGCAATTGGTGCCGCTGGAACGCTGGCCCTTTTCCTTCTGGAAACTTACGAAGATCAAGCCGGGTCTGGGGGATGCAATGGGTAGCGAATGGACACTGGCGGAAATGCCGACCATCGAATGCCTGCAAGGTATGGGCTATCGCTTCATCCCATCCGCCGACCACCCATCGCTGCGTGACGGCGAAAACCACGTCCTGTTCCGACCGCTGGTGGTCGATGCCATCCGCCGCATCAATGGCCTTACCGAGAGTGATGCCCAGGCCGCCTATGTGGACCTGCTGGTAAAGGACGACAACGGGGACTGGCTGGGCATTCTACGTGGCAATTACAGCCGCACGGTCCAGGGCAAGACGACCAAGCAGACCCTTCGCATCATCGACTTCCAGAACCCCGCCAACAACGTCTTCACCGTCACCAACCAGCTTTACGTTAAGGCCGAGAAATCCCGCATCCCCGATGTGGTGGTCCATGTCAACGGCATCCCGCTGGTGGTGATAGAGCTTAAGTCCCCCTTGAACAACAAGGACAAATCTGGCGAGGCGTTCGACCAAATCCGCCAATACGAACGAGACATTCCCCGGCTGTTTTTCTCCAATGTGTTCAACATCGTCAGCGACGGCACCAACTGCCTGTATGGGGCCACCGGCAGCCCCTCGAAGTTCTATGGCTCTTGGGGCGACCCGTGGCCGCGTAAGGCCGATGAATTTACCGACGAACTTTCCAAGGGGATGTGGAGCCTGCTGGAGCCGGGTCGCCTGCTCGATCTGATCGCCCACTTCGTGGTGTTCGAGGCGACCCGATCCGGCAAGGTCAAGAAGGTCTGTCGCTATCAGCAGTTCCGGGCGGTCAACAAGATCGTCAATCGCATCATCGAGGGAAAGCACCGCCGTGGCCTGATCTGGCACACCCAGGGGTCTGGTAAATCGCTGACCATGGTGTTCGCCGCGTTGAAGCTGAAGACCCATCTGACGGTCAACCATCTGGCACTTACCAATCCCAATATCATGGTGCTGACCGACCGCATCGATCTGGACGATCAGATCAGCCGCACCTTCCAGGCTTGTGGCCTGCCCAATCCGGTGCGGGTTGAATCCATGAGTGACCTTCGGTCGGTCATTGGCAAGGGGCTGAATGGTCTGACCGTGCTGTCCACCATCTTCAAGTTCGCCGGGTCGCAGCAGGCCATTCCCGATTCAGGGTCTTGGATCGTGATGGTGGACGAATGTCATCGCACCCAGGAAAAGGATTTGGGGGCATATCTGCGTGCCACCTTGCCCGATGCCCGTTTCTTTGGGTTCACCGGCACACCGGTCAAAAAGAACGACAAGGACACCTATGCCAATTTCGGCATCGAGGGTGAAGGTTACCTCGATAAATACGGCATCGATGACGCCGTGGCCGATGGGGCGACGGTCCCGATTCACTACACCGGGCGGAAGACCGATTGGCACATCGACGATGCCAAGATCGATATCCTGTTCGACAACTGGTTCGCCGATCTGCCCGACGACAAACTGGCCGAGTTGAAGAAACGCGGCGTCGCCATGGCCGATCTGGTCAAGCACCCCCGGCGGAACGGGCTGATCGCCTATGACATCTGGACTCACTTCAAAGCCTATGCCTTGCCTGATGGTTTCAAGGCCCAGATCGTGGCGTTCGACCGCGAAGCGGTGATCCTCTACAAGCAGGCCATGGACGCGGTGATCGCCGATGATCTGATCAAGCAGGGGCTGTCGGAATCCGATGCCAAAGATCAGGCCGCCGCCATGTCGGCCTGCGTCTATTCCAAATCCCAGGAAGACGACAAGCCCAGCGAGGATTCACAGACCGACGCGGTGCGGGCCGAATTACGGCGGCACTACCTGGATTATGACGGCGAAAAGGATGCCAAGGACGCCTTCGACAAGCGGGGACAACCCCCCCATTTCCTGATCGTCTGCGACAAGCTTCTGACCGGGTTTGATGCCCCCGCCGAATGCGTCATGTATCTCGACAAGCCGTTGAAGGAACACACCCTGCTGCAAGCCATCGCCCGCACCAACCGGGTGGCCGATGGCAAACGCAATGGACTGATCGTGGATTACATCGGCGTGTCGCGGAACCTGGACGCGGCTCTATCCACCTATCGTGCCGACGACGTACAGAACGCCATGCGTGATCTCGATGATCTTCGCAGCCAGCTTCGTGCCGCCCATGCCGCCGTCATGAAGTTGGCAAAGGGTGTCAAACGCGGATCCGGCAATCTGAAGGCTGAATACGACGCCCTGGTGGCGGCATTGAAGACCGAGGATCACTGGTTCGAGTTCCGCACCAAAGCACGGGAGTTCATCGGCCTCTATGAAGCCCTGTCCCCCGACACGTCGGTGTTGGAGTTCACCGCTGACCTGAAATGGGTAGCGAACTTCATCCAGTACGGCACCCAGGTGTTTGAGAAGAAGGAAGCCTTCGACCAGCGGGAGTACAGCCGCAAGATCAGGGACATGCTGGCCGAGCATCTGGACGCAACCGGCCTGAGCGTCACGGTGAAATTGCGGCACATCACCGACCCGGAGTTCTGGGATGACTTCGATGCCGAGGACAAGGACGAGAGCGACCTGAAGACGGCGGCGATCCGCAAGACCACCGAGCTTCGCAAGGTCACTTACGAAAAGATCGCCGACAATCCGCACCAGTTCGGCAAGTTCTCCGACCGGCTGAAGGCGTTGCTGCGGAAGATGGACGATGCCCAGCTATCATGGGCCGAGAAGCTGAAAGCCGCTGAGGAATTGGCGAAGGACATTCAGGACGAAGAGGCCGCCCATGAAGGCTCTGGGTTGTCGAAGGACGCCTTCGGGATTCTCGCCGTACTTAATTCCTTCGAACCACAAGCCGATACCCCTGAATTGGAAATCCTGGCATCGGCCATTGAAGCTCTATACACCGACAGCGAATCCGCACCGTCCTTGTGGCAGGAAAAGGGTGAACTGCGAAAAGCCCTGCGGCAAAAGGTGCGGCAGATTTCTCATTCCCTGGGATTCAGCGATGTCATGGCCCTGTCGGAACAGGTCGAGGAATACGCCATCAAGCATCTTTCGAAGGGCTGA
- a CDS encoding abortive infection family protein: MKVGFATLDLLADVLYDTRMTSSRLISFFNQYKLNKPQQNMLESKRRFARDCLDEINGTPALTECIKDMMHPTFPVADRDETLAKLNRALGYDGYRIDDLGIEIQVVPLVKSALGHLEEIRKHAVAINHEWLQSEIRRIERSGDGDPTAAIGAARDMLESVAKSILEGLEEPYGSSEKLPVLVKKVCKRLGLVPDDVSEKAKGAESIRLVLSNLGTIAQHVAELRNLYGSHGGSPERKGLKPRHARLAIGAAGTLALFLLETYEDQAGSGGCNG, translated from the coding sequence GTGAAGGTTGGATTCGCAACGCTCGATCTGTTGGCGGATGTCCTTTACGACACCCGCATGACCAGTTCCCGGCTGATCAGTTTTTTCAATCAATACAAACTGAATAAGCCACAGCAGAACATGTTGGAGAGCAAACGGCGATTCGCCCGTGACTGCCTGGATGAAATCAATGGCACTCCCGCCTTGACTGAATGCATCAAAGACATGATGCATCCGACGTTTCCTGTTGCCGACCGAGATGAGACCTTGGCAAAATTGAACAGGGCGTTGGGATACGACGGATATCGAATCGATGATCTTGGAATCGAGATTCAGGTCGTGCCACTGGTGAAGTCCGCGTTGGGCCACCTTGAAGAAATCCGTAAGCATGCCGTCGCCATCAACCACGAATGGCTCCAGAGCGAAATTCGCCGCATAGAGCGGAGCGGCGATGGCGATCCCACCGCTGCAATTGGGGCAGCCCGAGACATGCTTGAATCCGTTGCCAAGAGCATTCTCGAAGGGCTGGAAGAGCCATACGGTTCATCTGAAAAGCTGCCCGTATTGGTCAAAAAAGTCTGTAAGCGACTTGGGCTGGTACCGGACGACGTGTCGGAGAAGGCCAAGGGTGCGGAATCGATCCGGCTTGTGCTGAGCAATCTGGGGACGATTGCCCAACATGTCGCAGAACTACGGAATCTTTACGGTAGCCACGGCGGCTCTCCCGAGCGAAAGGGGCTTAAGCCAAGGCATGCCCGATTGGCAATTGGTGCCGCTGGAACGCTGGCCCTTTTCCTTCTGGAAACTTACGAAGATCAAGCCGGGTCTGGGGGATGCAATGGGTAG
- a CDS encoding restriction endonuclease subunit S, with translation MSQKVPEGWKKVALGDVLELQKGYTYTSEGYSSDPDSLPFAGIKVFHKGGGFNLSGLKKYTRINDERFIAKSGDIFIANTDLTRNGDIIGSAITIPDDVGECIFSMDISKVVVRSHELVREYAYYLINSPIIRREMRSLSGGSTVIHLKTKSVPKIVAFLPPLPEQHRIAEILSSVDEAIAATQAVIDQTRTVKQGVMNRLLTKGIGHTRFKQTEIGEIPEEWDIKSLEHISIVERGRFSPRPRNDPRYYGGQIPFVQTGDVVSADTILSTHSQTLNEQGLAVSKMFPCGSILITIAANIGDTAITSYDVCCPDSVVGIIPNGNIDVWWLEAFLASKKSYLDSVATKNAQKNINLQHLRPLKIPVPPQPDQKHIGLIANYFYDALRVHSAQLASLKRTKSALMSDLLTGRKRVSSPGESW, from the coding sequence ATGTCCCAGAAGGTGCCTGAAGGGTGGAAAAAGGTGGCTCTTGGGGATGTCTTAGAGCTACAGAAAGGATATACATATACATCCGAAGGATATTCATCTGATCCAGATTCCCTGCCTTTTGCGGGGATAAAAGTTTTTCATAAAGGCGGTGGATTTAATTTGAGCGGCCTAAAGAAATATACCCGGATCAATGATGAGAGATTTATTGCAAAATCAGGTGATATTTTTATAGCCAATACGGATTTAACGCGAAACGGAGACATAATAGGAAGTGCAATAACAATACCTGACGATGTTGGAGAGTGCATATTTTCAATGGACATATCCAAAGTCGTTGTGCGAAGCCATGAGTTAGTGCGTGAGTATGCATACTACTTGATAAACTCGCCAATTATCCGCCGAGAGATGCGATCTTTATCTGGCGGATCGACGGTAATTCATTTGAAGACAAAGTCCGTCCCAAAAATTGTCGCCTTCCTTCCCCCACTCCCCGAGCAACACCGCATCGCTGAAATCCTGTCCAGCGTGGATGAAGCCATTGCAGCCACGCAGGCAGTCATCGACCAGACCCGCACCGTCAAACAGGGGGTGATGAACCGTTTATTGACCAAAGGCATTGGTCACACTCGGTTCAAGCAGACCGAGATAGGGGAGATTCCCGAGGAATGGGATATTAAGTCATTGGAGCATATATCTATCGTAGAGCGTGGACGATTCTCGCCTCGGCCAAGGAATGATCCTCGATACTATGGCGGGCAAATACCTTTCGTCCAAACTGGAGATGTAGTTTCTGCTGACACGATTCTATCGACACATTCTCAGACTTTGAATGAGCAAGGTCTTGCCGTGAGCAAGATGTTTCCATGTGGGTCTATACTTATTACAATAGCAGCGAATATAGGTGACACGGCAATCACATCCTATGACGTGTGCTGCCCAGATAGCGTTGTTGGCATAATTCCAAACGGAAATATTGATGTTTGGTGGCTTGAGGCATTTCTGGCTTCGAAAAAATCTTACTTGGATAGCGTCGCAACCAAAAATGCACAAAAGAATATTAACCTACAGCATTTGAGGCCGCTGAAAATTCCTGTTCCGCCACAGCCTGATCAGAAGCATATCGGATTAATTGCAAATTATTTTTACGATGCACTTCGTGTGCATTCTGCACAACTTGCATCGCTGAAACGAACCAAATCAGCCCTCATGTCCGATCTTTTGACTGGGCGAAAGCGTGTTTCGTCGCCAGGGGAAAGTTGGTGA
- a CDS encoding patatin-like phospholipase family protein gives MGKPHRIALALQGGGVHGAFTWGVLDALLDEAAAGTIEFVGISGASSGALTATAMAYGYHEGAAQPGPASARSKRMAEAARTKIRELWETVARAAFWGGNPFVAAIGLAQGWNIDDTPAARWADVAGANTPAAESGLATYLTAVLRDVLPEIPAIFALPQDGTPTLIVAATDIGECRRQLFIDGAVSPDAVRASTNLPTSLHTVSIGDHHYWDGGYMGNPPLTPLVERLREADAEDLLLVTLNPLHRDGPPPKGARQVLDRLNEVAFNASLVHEVNAIETINRLVDSGMIKDPPPGQHPYRRVNLHRIHADEEMVKLGVYSKDAPAWDFLVYLRDLGRKAFADSWSSIKPALGKRSSWDTNSVCDQILARKAITQREK, from the coding sequence ATGGGAAAACCCCATCGGATTGCGCTGGCCCTGCAGGGCGGCGGCGTGCATGGCGCCTTTACCTGGGGCGTGCTCGACGCGCTGCTGGACGAGGCGGCGGCCGGCACCATCGAGTTCGTCGGCATCAGCGGCGCGTCGTCGGGGGCGCTGACCGCCACCGCCATGGCCTATGGCTACCATGAAGGGGCCGCCCAGCCCGGCCCGGCCAGCGCGCGTTCCAAGCGCATGGCCGAGGCGGCGCGCACCAAGATCCGCGAATTGTGGGAGACGGTGGCCCGTGCCGCCTTCTGGGGCGGCAATCCCTTCGTCGCCGCCATCGGATTGGCCCAGGGCTGGAACATCGACGACACCCCCGCCGCCCGCTGGGCCGACGTTGCCGGCGCCAACACTCCGGCCGCCGAATCGGGGCTGGCCACCTATCTCACCGCCGTGCTGCGGGACGTGCTGCCGGAAATTCCGGCCATCTTCGCCCTGCCGCAGGACGGCACCCCCACCCTGATCGTCGCCGCCACCGACATCGGCGAGTGCCGCCGCCAGCTGTTCATCGACGGCGCGGTGTCGCCCGACGCGGTGCGGGCGTCGACCAACCTGCCCACCTCGCTGCACACGGTCAGCATCGGCGACCACCATTATTGGGACGGCGGCTACATGGGCAACCCGCCGCTGACGCCTCTGGTCGAGCGGCTGCGCGAAGCCGACGCCGAGGACCTGCTGCTGGTGACGCTGAACCCGCTGCACCGCGACGGCCCGCCGCCCAAGGGGGCGCGCCAGGTGCTGGACCGCCTGAACGAGGTGGCCTTCAACGCCTCGCTGGTCCACGAGGTCAACGCCATCGAGACCATCAACCGGCTGGTGGATTCCGGCATGATCAAGGATCCGCCGCCCGGCCAGCATCCCTATCGCCGGGTCAACCTGCACCGCATCCACGCCGACGAGGAGATGGTCAAGCTGGGCGTCTATTCCAAGGACGCGCCGGCCTGGGACTTCCTGGTCTATCTGCGCGACCTGGGGCGCAAGGCCTTCGCCGACAGCTGGTCCTCCATCAAGCCGGCGCTGGGCAAGCGGTCGTCGTGGGACACCAATTCGGTGTGCGACCAGATCCTGGCGCGCAAGGCCATTACGCAGCGGGAGAAATAG
- a CDS encoding exonuclease domain-containing protein produces the protein MLTLDDLSDVGRLVAIDAETTGFRVPTAAEIKKMPKGLRLPGVMIEIGCVELLRGEDGWKTGESWHRRIQPGGPIAKASIAVHGINPADLKDAPQFRDVLDEFETFIGQDVLLAHSAENEIEFLNFEYARVGRCGFDEVIFSDNDFVCTQELSRQFFPGVPGSLDVLCDRLWIDRSDRFEHHGALLDAILTAEAFMKMAGGFVQDDTRYMSFGDQ, from the coding sequence ATGCTCACCCTTGATGATCTATCCGATGTTGGGCGTCTCGTTGCCATTGATGCGGAAACCACGGGTTTTCGGGTGCCGACCGCTGCCGAGATCAAAAAGATGCCCAAGGGGCTACGGTTGCCCGGCGTCATGATCGAGATCGGCTGCGTCGAATTGCTGCGTGGTGAGGACGGGTGGAAAACCGGTGAAAGCTGGCACCGCCGCATTCAGCCGGGCGGCCCTATCGCCAAAGCCTCGATTGCGGTTCATGGGATCAACCCCGCCGACCTGAAAGACGCCCCCCAGTTTCGCGATGTGCTGGACGAGTTCGAGACGTTCATTGGTCAGGACGTTCTGCTTGCCCACAGTGCCGAAAATGAGATCGAGTTTCTGAATTTCGAGTACGCCAGGGTAGGCCGGTGCGGCTTCGATGAAGTCATTTTCTCGGACAATGATTTCGTCTGCACCCAAGAGCTATCGCGGCAATTTTTCCCTGGCGTGCCGGGATCGTTGGACGTTCTGTGCGACCGGCTGTGGATCGACCGATCCGATAGATTCGAGCATCATGGTGCCTTGCTTGATGCCATTCTGACGGCAGAAGCCTTCATGAAGATGGCTGGTGGCTTCGTCCAGGACGACACCCGCTACATGAGCTTTGGGGATCAGTAG
- a CDS encoding helix-turn-helix domain-containing protein: MDRDDEYLTPKEAAILLRNHPYTLERYRRLGGGPPFSKPFANGRILYKRSDLIRWVDSKKVSSTNQLP, translated from the coding sequence ATGGACAGAGACGATGAATACCTCACTCCAAAGGAAGCTGCTATTCTTCTTCGGAACCACCCATATACACTGGAACGCTATCGCCGTCTTGGTGGTGGACCGCCTTTCAGTAAGCCGTTCGCGAACGGTCGGATTTTATACAAGCGATCCGATTTAATTCGCTGGGTTGACTCTAAAAAAGTTAGCAGCACGAACCAACTGCCGTGA
- a CDS encoding type I restriction-modification system subunit M: MSVLTLQQLESHLWGAADILRGSIDAADYKHYIFGLLFYKRLCDVWEEEFDERMATYKDAKLAAHRDEHRFHIPEGHFWKDVRKHATNIGEHLNTAFHAIEDSNTRLRGVFQDVDFNNKERFPDAMLEKLLQHFEAYRLRRSDVEPDMLGNAYEYLIGQFADDAGKKGGEFYTPKMVVRLIVECLRPDEGMSIYDPTCGSGGMLLEAIHYLERQGKNPKTLSLYGQERNLNTWAIAQMNLFLHDIDDAFIERGDTLIDPKHLVGDGVKAIRTFDRVLANPPFSLKNWGHEEWSSGDKFGRDKYGCPPKSYGDLAFVQHMIASLKGDGMLGVVLPHGVLFRSGTEGKIREGMLKDDLIEAVIGLAPNLFYGAGIPACILILRKSKPADHKGKVLFINGAEQFVEGKAQNHLSDANVAALANAFHDYDDIDRLSRVVPMTEIAANDYNLNITRYVHLKEDEVELDVAEEVEKLIELRTQRDEAEAKMMGFLRELGYVPEGA, encoded by the coding sequence ATGTCAGTTCTGACGCTTCAGCAGCTTGAGAGCCACCTGTGGGGTGCGGCGGACATCCTCCGTGGGTCCATCGATGCGGCGGATTACAAGCACTACATTTTCGGGCTGCTGTTCTACAAACGGCTGTGCGATGTGTGGGAGGAGGAGTTCGATGAGCGGATGGCGACCTATAAGGACGCCAAGCTCGCCGCCCACCGTGACGAACACCGGTTCCATATCCCCGAAGGTCATTTCTGGAAGGATGTGCGAAAGCACGCCACCAACATCGGCGAACACCTGAATACCGCCTTCCACGCCATCGAAGATTCCAACACCCGTCTTCGCGGCGTGTTCCAGGACGTGGACTTCAACAACAAGGAACGGTTCCCCGACGCCATGCTGGAGAAGCTGCTTCAGCATTTCGAGGCATATCGCCTCCGCCGGTCGGATGTTGAACCGGACATGTTGGGCAACGCCTATGAATACCTGATCGGCCAGTTCGCTGACGACGCAGGCAAGAAAGGCGGCGAATTTTATACCCCCAAGATGGTGGTACGGTTGATCGTGGAATGCCTACGACCCGATGAGGGCATGAGCATCTACGATCCCACCTGCGGCAGCGGCGGCATGCTGCTGGAAGCGATCCATTACCTGGAACGCCAGGGCAAGAACCCAAAGACTCTGTCGCTGTATGGGCAGGAGCGGAACCTCAACACCTGGGCCATCGCCCAGATGAACCTGTTCCTCCACGACATCGACGATGCCTTCATTGAACGCGGCGACACCCTGATCGATCCCAAGCATCTGGTTGGTGATGGCGTGAAGGCCATCCGCACCTTTGACCGGGTGCTGGCGAACCCTCCGTTTTCACTGAAAAATTGGGGTCATGAGGAATGGAGCAGCGGCGACAAGTTTGGTCGTGACAAGTACGGCTGCCCGCCCAAGTCCTACGGTGATCTGGCGTTCGTCCAGCACATGATCGCCAGCTTGAAGGGCGATGGCATGCTGGGGGTCGTCCTGCCCCATGGTGTCCTGTTTCGCAGTGGTACCGAGGGCAAAATCCGCGAAGGCATGTTGAAGGATGATCTGATCGAGGCGGTGATCGGGTTGGCCCCGAACCTGTTCTACGGTGCGGGTATTCCTGCCTGCATTCTGATCCTGCGGAAATCCAAGCCAGCCGACCACAAGGGCAAGGTGCTGTTCATCAACGGTGCCGAACAGTTCGTTGAGGGTAAGGCCCAGAACCACCTATCTGATGCCAATGTGGCAGCACTTGCCAATGCGTTCCATGACTATGATGACATTGACCGCCTTTCTCGGGTGGTGCCGATGACGGAAATCGCCGCCAACGACTACAACCTGAACATCACCCGTTATGTCCATCTGAAAGAGGACGAAGTGGAACTGGATGTCGCGGAGGAGGTGGAAAAGCTGATCGAACTGCGAACGCAGCGTGATGAAGCCGAAGCCAAGATGATGGGTTTTCTGAGGGAGCTTGGCTATGTCCCAGAAGGTGCCTGA
- a CDS encoding M48 family metallopeptidase, producing MSVLTVGSTAIPYTLKRSPLARRARITVTPDEVEVVVPEDATDAQITRALHRRRAWILEQTRCMKERVAQTHTVQRFVTGVKIPYRGRLMKLTVTPGTDTLVEVTYRNGFWVTYPLTVSPNARDSLIESALRLWFRKRMREDVATFVQHHSGLGLIPKSLQIKDQKHLWGSCGRDRVVNLNWRLIFAPKPVLEYAVVHELCHIRHRNHDPEFWRLVGSIIHDWEERKLWLERNEHLLGFEKVEPAQ from the coding sequence ATGTCCGTGCTGACGGTCGGCAGCACCGCGATCCCCTATACCCTGAAACGCTCGCCCCTGGCCCGGCGGGCCAGAATCACCGTGACCCCAGATGAGGTTGAGGTGGTGGTACCGGAAGATGCCACCGATGCCCAGATCACGCGGGCCTTACACCGCCGCCGTGCCTGGATACTGGAACAGACCCGCTGCATGAAAGAGCGGGTCGCTCAAACCCACACCGTGCAGCGTTTCGTGACCGGCGTGAAAATCCCCTATCGCGGCAGGTTGATGAAACTGACCGTCACCCCTGGCACCGACACACTGGTGGAGGTCACCTACCGTAATGGATTCTGGGTCACCTATCCCCTGACCGTTTCGCCGAATGCCCGTGATTCCCTGATAGAATCGGCCTTGCGTCTGTGGTTCAGAAAGCGGATGCGTGAAGATGTTGCCACCTTCGTCCAGCACCATTCCGGCCTGGGCTTGATCCCCAAGAGTCTACAGATCAAAGACCAGAAGCACCTGTGGGGTAGCTGCGGTCGGGATCGGGTTGTGAACCTGAACTGGCGTCTCATCTTCGCCCCCAAGCCGGTGCTGGAATACGCGGTTGTTCACGAGCTTTGCCATATCCGCCACCGCAACCACGATCCCGAGTTCTGGCGTTTGGTCGGTAGCATTATCCATGATTGGGAGGAGCGGAAGCTCTGGCTGGAAAGAAACGAGCATCTGCTTGGGTTCGAGAAGGTGGAACCGGCACAATGA
- the dprA gene encoding DNA-processing protein DprA has translation MQPVTLHVMDEGKRQLSASERFDWLRLIRSENVGPRTFSRLLERFGSAGAALAALPDLARKGGARRPLKICPKADAEREMEATERFGACLLGLAEPGYPSWLAALDDAPPLLCVFGNPSVLAKPMVAMVGARNASLNGRNFARRLGADLGRAGFCVASGMARGVDTAAHQGALATGTVAVLAGGVDVVYPPENADLWREIAGGGAVVSEMAVGTQPQASHFPRRNRIISGLSLGVVVVEANARSGSLITARFAADQGREVFAVPGSPMDPRAAGPNDLIRHGATLTESVTDVTDVLGDMLRRPLAEGKRADFRGPQPAEPDTSEMDRARAAVVEALGPAPVTVDDMYRCLLEMPKKPRKSATFSILRIAA, from the coding sequence ATGCAACCGGTCACCCTGCACGTCATGGACGAGGGTAAGAGGCAACTTTCAGCTTCTGAACGGTTCGACTGGCTCCGGCTGATCCGGAGCGAGAACGTCGGGCCGCGCACCTTCTCGCGTTTGCTGGAGCGGTTCGGCTCGGCCGGGGCGGCGCTGGCGGCGCTGCCCGATCTGGCCCGCAAGGGCGGCGCCCGGCGTCCCTTGAAGATCTGTCCCAAGGCCGATGCCGAGCGCGAGATGGAGGCGACCGAGCGTTTCGGCGCCTGCCTGCTGGGGCTTGCCGAGCCCGGCTATCCCTCGTGGCTGGCGGCGCTGGACGACGCGCCGCCGCTGCTTTGCGTTTTCGGCAATCCCTCGGTTCTGGCCAAGCCCATGGTGGCCATGGTGGGGGCGCGCAACGCCTCGCTCAACGGCCGCAACTTCGCCCGGCGCTTAGGTGCCGACCTGGGCCGCGCCGGCTTTTGCGTGGCCAGCGGCATGGCGCGGGGCGTCGACACGGCGGCCCACCAGGGGGCGCTGGCCACCGGCACCGTGGCGGTGCTGGCCGGCGGCGTGGACGTGGTCTATCCGCCCGAGAACGCGGATCTGTGGCGCGAGATCGCGGGGGGCGGCGCGGTGGTCTCGGAGATGGCGGTGGGGACCCAGCCCCAGGCCAGCCACTTTCCCCGCCGCAACCGCATCATCTCGGGCCTGTCGCTGGGCGTGGTGGTGGTGGAGGCCAACGCCCGCTCGGGCTCGCTGATCACGGCGCGCTTCGCCGCCGACCAGGGCCGTGAGGTGTTCGCCGTGCCGGGCTCGCCCATGGACCCCCGCGCCGCCGGTCCCAACGACCTGATCCGCCACGGCGCCACCCTGACCGAAAGCGTCACCGACGTCACCGATGTGCTGGGCGACATGTTGCGCCGCCCCCTGGCCGAGGGCAAACGCGCCGATTTCCGCGGTCCACAGCCGGCCGAACCCGATACTTCCGAGATGGATCGGGCCCGTGCGGCGGTGGTCGAGGCCCTGGGGCCGGCACCGGTGACGGTTGACGACATGTACCGATGCTTATTGGAAATGCCGAAAAAGCCGAGGAAATCTGCCACTTTCAGCATCCTCAGAATAGCCGCATAA